One region of Polynucleobacter sp. MWH-Aus1W21 genomic DNA includes:
- a CDS encoding NnrS family protein, with amino-acid sequence MSKKTMPLFALGFRPFYLLAALWSVIAVVEWLCELSGYSFRGNSEIPGIQWHAHEMIFGFAATVVAGFALTAVRAWTGLDTPTGKSLMLLVLLWIAGRVGPLLSPYLAVVDVLFLPAIAIAIGRLILHQRMYRNLFLPFILSVLGVLNAVFYLSANNRIQIDANKVLIISLFLIVMIEIMIGGRVIPSFTANAFFGIKQIRNKNLATLVLACCGASFLLWIFFPASYLTAIVCLFTGLIQLKMLWGWNPLATVSKPIVLVLHAAYLWIPLGFILLGLSALGFVTIYIPVHAFGIGATAGLIIGMITRTAMGHTGRPLIAGVIETLAYTLVQATAIFWMLAHAFSGTWFHSALGWAGICWCTAFILYLFKYFPWLTKPRLDGQPG; translated from the coding sequence ATGTCCAAAAAGACAATGCCTTTATTTGCTCTTGGGTTTAGACCATTCTATTTGCTGGCAGCGCTTTGGTCTGTGATTGCCGTAGTTGAGTGGCTATGCGAATTAAGTGGCTATAGCTTCAGGGGTAATAGCGAAATACCTGGTATTCAGTGGCACGCTCATGAAATGATTTTTGGTTTTGCTGCTACGGTTGTAGCTGGTTTTGCGCTTACGGCAGTGAGAGCTTGGACGGGCTTGGATACTCCAACTGGCAAGTCATTAATGTTATTGGTTTTGCTTTGGATTGCTGGAAGAGTCGGGCCATTATTGAGTCCCTACCTAGCAGTTGTAGATGTTTTATTTTTACCTGCAATTGCGATTGCTATTGGCAGGTTGATTTTGCATCAGCGCATGTATAGAAATTTATTTCTCCCATTCATTTTGAGTGTATTGGGTGTTTTAAATGCTGTGTTCTATCTTTCGGCGAATAATCGAATTCAAATTGACGCCAATAAAGTCTTGATTATTTCTTTGTTTTTGATTGTGATGATTGAGATCATGATTGGGGGCAGAGTTATACCAAGTTTTACGGCTAACGCATTTTTTGGGATAAAGCAAATTCGTAATAAAAACTTAGCGACCTTAGTACTTGCTTGTTGTGGCGCATCTTTCTTGCTGTGGATTTTTTTTCCAGCAAGTTATTTGACTGCGATAGTTTGTCTATTTACCGGTCTGATTCAATTAAAGATGTTGTGGGGTTGGAATCCTCTTGCAACAGTTTCTAAACCAATCGTATTGGTTTTGCATGCTGCATATTTATGGATTCCACTTGGCTTTATTCTCTTGGGGCTCTCTGCATTAGGTTTTGTGACGATTTACATACCAGTGCATGCATTTGGGATTGGCGCAACCGCAGGGCTCATCATTGGAATGATTACGCGCACTGCAATGGGGCATACCGGCCGCCCATTAATTGCAGGTGTAATCGAAACGCTTGCTTATACATTGGTACAAGCTACAGCAATATTTTGGATGTTGGCTCATGCCTTCAGTGGAACATGGTTTCACTCCGCTCTTGGCTGGGCTGGAATTTGCTGGTGTACAGCATTTATTTTGTATTTGTTTAAATATTTTCCTTGGTTAACAAAACCTCGATTAGATGGGCAGCCTGGCTAA
- a CDS encoding adenosylcobalamin-dependent ribonucleoside-diphosphate reductase: MVMQPISVDVLAEKYLKSGETDADTIFKRVAKSLAEVEDPEIQDAVEKQFLDNFYAGAIGAGRIMSSAGTGIKATLINCFVQPVGDCIQDSDEDGYPGIYEALKQAAETMRRGGGVGYDFSRIRPKGAEVKGTASIASGPCSYINVFDQSCSTVESAGARRGAQMGVLRIDHPDVLEFITAKRTPGRWNNFNVSVGVSDEFMKLVGSDGELELCHKAKPCEALISAGAYQRTDRFWIYKKVRAREIWDAVMQSAYDFAEPGILFLDNINRDNNLYYCERIDATNPCGEQPLPPYGCCDLGPIILPKFVIHPFGFDGEPYFDFERFAQVVKVQVRMLDNVLDATYWPLGEQGLEARAKRRIGVGFTGLGDALIMLKLSYNSAAARIKAAEIAEKLRDIAYGASVELAKEKGSFPALDIDQYLSGGNFASRLSDVLKADIRKHGIRNSHLLSIAPTGTVSLAFADNASNGIEPPFSWTYTRKKREADGTTKEYAVEDHAWRVYRDLGGDVNNLPEYFVTALEMSAEDHVLMMEAVQPYVDTAISKTVNVPADYPYEKFKDLYITAWKSHLKGLATYRPNNILGSVLQVTPSSTENDLPAMDVDELRSNPSRKVIDRRPDGELPAVAEKITYWTQEGKKTLYLVISFLAVEGLVDGKKASVERAIEFFMPVGQSGESQQWITSSMRMLSLAARGGFLARALSDMKKVAWDRGPVRLGTKKKQDGALAPMWHDSEVAAVAFAIENILAKRGIAEFKSAEDFAIGEIDSQKSAAGSLMAGKKCPDCGAHAMIKKDGCDYCTSCGYVGSCG, translated from the coding sequence ATGGTTATGCAGCCAATTAGCGTTGATGTATTAGCAGAAAAATATTTAAAAAGCGGAGAGACTGACGCAGATACGATTTTTAAGAGAGTCGCAAAAAGCCTGGCAGAAGTTGAAGATCCCGAAATTCAAGATGCAGTAGAAAAGCAATTTTTAGATAATTTTTATGCTGGCGCGATTGGGGCTGGACGCATTATGAGTTCGGCTGGGACAGGCATTAAAGCAACCTTGATTAATTGCTTTGTGCAGCCGGTTGGGGATTGCATTCAGGATTCCGATGAAGATGGGTACCCAGGCATTTATGAAGCTTTGAAGCAGGCTGCAGAAACGATGCGTCGTGGCGGAGGTGTTGGCTATGACTTTTCCAGAATTCGTCCTAAAGGCGCTGAGGTAAAGGGAACGGCCTCGATCGCCTCTGGGCCATGTAGTTATATCAACGTATTTGATCAGTCTTGCTCAACCGTAGAGAGTGCTGGCGCACGCAGAGGCGCGCAAATGGGTGTTTTGCGTATAGATCATCCTGATGTGCTGGAATTTATTACCGCCAAGAGAACGCCTGGACGCTGGAATAACTTTAATGTCTCTGTAGGAGTTTCTGATGAGTTTATGAAATTAGTTGGCTCAGATGGCGAGCTTGAGCTTTGCCATAAAGCTAAACCATGCGAGGCGCTAATCTCTGCGGGAGCATATCAAAGAACAGATCGGTTCTGGATATATAAAAAGGTAAGAGCAAGAGAGATTTGGGATGCGGTAATGCAATCTGCTTATGACTTTGCGGAACCTGGCATTCTATTTTTAGACAATATTAATCGCGATAACAACTTGTACTATTGCGAACGGATTGATGCTACCAACCCCTGTGGTGAGCAACCATTACCTCCTTACGGTTGCTGCGATCTCGGCCCGATCATTCTGCCAAAGTTTGTTATCCATCCCTTTGGTTTTGATGGCGAGCCTTATTTTGACTTTGAGCGATTTGCTCAAGTTGTCAAAGTACAAGTACGCATGTTGGACAACGTGTTAGATGCTACGTATTGGCCGCTAGGTGAGCAAGGTTTAGAGGCTCGCGCAAAAAGGCGTATTGGTGTTGGTTTTACTGGGCTTGGCGATGCTTTAATCATGTTAAAGCTTTCCTACAATAGTGCAGCAGCACGTATTAAAGCAGCTGAAATTGCTGAGAAACTTCGCGATATTGCTTATGGCGCTTCGGTTGAATTAGCAAAGGAAAAGGGCTCATTTCCTGCTTTGGATATTGATCAATATCTCTCTGGTGGAAATTTCGCGAGTCGCTTGAGCGATGTTTTAAAGGCGGACATTCGAAAGCATGGAATTCGCAATAGCCACTTGCTTTCTATAGCCCCCACAGGAACCGTTAGCTTGGCATTTGCTGATAATGCATCCAATGGCATTGAGCCACCGTTTTCGTGGACCTATACCCGCAAAAAGAGAGAGGCCGATGGTACTACTAAAGAGTACGCGGTAGAGGACCATGCTTGGCGGGTGTACCGTGATTTAGGTGGGGATGTGAATAATCTTCCAGAGTATTTTGTTACTGCGTTGGAAATGTCCGCAGAAGATCATGTATTGATGATGGAAGCTGTACAGCCATACGTTGATACTGCGATCTCCAAAACAGTGAATGTCCCTGCAGATTATCCTTATGAAAAATTTAAAGATCTGTACATCACTGCTTGGAAATCCCATCTAAAGGGATTGGCTACCTATAGGCCCAATAATATTTTGGGTTCTGTTTTGCAGGTGACTCCATCTTCTACAGAAAATGATTTGCCAGCCATGGATGTGGATGAATTGCGTAGCAACCCATCTCGAAAAGTAATCGATCGACGCCCAGATGGGGAGTTGCCAGCAGTTGCTGAAAAAATTACCTATTGGACACAAGAAGGTAAAAAGACGCTTTATCTTGTGATTTCGTTCTTAGCTGTCGAAGGTTTGGTAGATGGCAAAAAGGCGAGTGTTGAGCGGGCCATTGAATTTTTTATGCCTGTAGGTCAAAGTGGTGAATCGCAACAGTGGATTACTTCTAGTATGCGGATGCTTTCATTGGCGGCTCGTGGGGGCTTTTTAGCAAGAGCGCTAAGCGATATGAAAAAAGTAGCTTGGGATAGAGGGCCTGTGCGCTTAGGTACTAAGAAAAAACAAGATGGTGCGTTAGCGCCGATGTGGCATGACTCTGAAGTGGCTGCTGTTGCTTTTGCAATCGAAAATATTTTGGCAAAGAGGGGAATTGCTGAGTTCAAGTCGGCTGAAGATTTTGCAATTGGTGAAATCGATTCACAGAAAAGTGCTGCAGGCAGTCTTATGGCTGGTAAAAAGTGCCCAGACTGCGGAGCTCATGCCATGATCAAAAAAGATGGCTGCGATTACTGTACTAGCTGCGGGTACGTTGGTTCATGCGGATGA
- a CDS encoding type IV pili methyl-accepting chemotaxis transducer N-terminal domain-containing protein encodes MMNREFTLKKKLTFIGAALLVLAMISISFTLWVTWKLEGGAAAINEAGRMRMQTYQLALLVSEGNKEAASKLINKFDDSIIALKYGDPSRPLFVPWNKVNRIYFANISSQWNAIKADLVSKKSDSVSIAQVDNFVSSIDRFVGSIEGEVDYWTNLLHLFQFAMLATSLIATLLIMYVGYSVILDPVEKLRLGFESVKSGKLNTRVKIDAQDEFGDLATGFNSMTSTISDLYGGLEAKVAEKTLHLQERQNRLQALYDLSSFVSREDNLEKLAKGFSERIMSLSNASAIAIRWTDEANRRYFLLSGANLPKTITHEEQCVVSGDCYCGQSTGLSEVQVVTFNPKTEAERHCVRAGYKTLITVPILFQQDLLGEIDIFYSDPTDLDQDQKSLFETLAHHLAGAMEAVRIKAMEKEAAISEERSLLARELHDSIAQSLAFLKLQVGMLKDELVEPATTKAKKILGELDEGLRESYSDVRELLLHFRTRTNTEDIETAIRTTLQKFEHQSDIHSELEIHGQGLPLAPDVQIQVMHVIQEALSNIRKHSKAKNVKVVVNQSPQWIFQVIDDGIGFSPDEISIDSTHVGMSIMKERAMKIGADLQVQANTPAGAKVLLTLPA; translated from the coding sequence ATGATGAATAGAGAATTTACCCTAAAAAAGAAGCTAACGTTCATTGGCGCTGCGCTGTTGGTGCTGGCCATGATATCGATCAGCTTTACTTTATGGGTAACTTGGAAGCTAGAGGGTGGCGCTGCGGCAATTAATGAGGCTGGCCGTATGCGTATGCAAACATATCAATTGGCTCTTTTGGTCAGCGAAGGCAATAAAGAGGCAGCCTCTAAATTGATTAATAAGTTTGACGATAGCATTATCGCCCTGAAATATGGCGACCCATCAAGACCGCTTTTTGTACCCTGGAATAAAGTCAATCGAATTTATTTTGCCAATATCTCTAGTCAATGGAACGCCATTAAAGCAGATTTAGTGAGTAAAAAATCTGATAGTGTTTCGATTGCACAAGTTGATAATTTTGTCTCCAGTATTGATCGATTTGTTGGTTCAATCGAAGGTGAAGTAGATTACTGGACTAATCTGTTGCATTTATTTCAGTTTGCAATGTTAGCAACTTCACTCATTGCCACTTTATTAATTATGTATGTGGGGTACTCGGTTATTTTGGATCCCGTGGAAAAGTTACGCTTAGGTTTTGAGAGTGTTAAGTCCGGCAAACTCAATACCCGAGTAAAGATTGATGCTCAGGATGAATTTGGTGATTTGGCTACTGGGTTTAATTCAATGACTTCCACCATTAGTGATTTGTATGGTGGTCTTGAAGCTAAGGTGGCGGAGAAGACCTTGCACTTGCAAGAACGCCAAAATCGATTACAAGCTTTATATGATCTAAGTTCGTTTGTATCACGCGAAGATAACCTGGAAAAATTGGCCAAGGGATTTTCCGAGCGCATTATGAGCTTGAGTAATGCTTCTGCTATTGCCATTCGCTGGACTGATGAGGCGAACCGCCGATACTTTTTACTATCTGGCGCAAATCTTCCAAAAACAATTACACATGAAGAGCAGTGTGTAGTTTCAGGAGATTGCTATTGCGGCCAATCTACAGGCCTTAGTGAAGTTCAAGTCGTTACATTTAATCCCAAAACGGAAGCAGAGCGGCATTGTGTGCGAGCTGGCTATAAGACGCTCATTACTGTTCCGATTCTCTTTCAGCAAGATTTGCTAGGTGAGATCGATATTTTTTATTCTGATCCAACAGATTTGGATCAGGATCAAAAGTCATTGTTTGAAACACTTGCCCACCATCTGGCAGGAGCTATGGAGGCTGTGCGTATTAAAGCGATGGAAAAAGAAGCGGCAATATCTGAGGAACGGAGTCTTTTGGCAAGAGAGTTACATGACTCGATTGCCCAATCGTTAGCATTTCTGAAGTTACAAGTGGGCATGCTAAAGGATGAATTGGTTGAGCCGGCCACCACTAAAGCGAAGAAAATTCTTGGCGAGCTAGATGAAGGTTTGCGTGAAAGTTACAGCGATGTTCGGGAGTTGTTGTTGCACTTTAGAACAAGAACAAATACTGAGGATATTGAAACTGCAATTCGAACAACTTTGCAAAAATTTGAGCATCAATCAGACATTCATAGCGAATTAGAGATTCATGGGCAAGGCTTGCCTTTGGCGCCAGATGTTCAAATACAGGTAATGCATGTAATACAAGAAGCTTTATCAAATATCCGCAAGCATTCCAAGGCAAAAAATGTGAAGGTGGTTGTGAACCAGTCACCACAATGGATATTCCAAGTCATAGATGACGGCATTGGCTTTTCCCCGGATGAAATATCGATTGATAGCACGCACGTGGGTATGAGTATTATGAAAGAGCGAGCAATGAAGATTGGCGCTGATCTACAGGTTCAGGCTAATACTCCTGCTGGCGCTAAAGTACTGCTAACATTGCCAGCATAA
- a CDS encoding PAS domain-containing protein, whose amino-acid sequence MSNQVNFEQLANVMGDGVVISDAKGDIVFWNAAAERIFGYSSSEALGKSLDIITPDRFRDRHWDGYKKSMDTGTTRYGTTLLTVPALHKEGKPLSIAFTVAMLTDASGKVTGIAAVVRDDTERFQNDRALKKRIAELEAKS is encoded by the coding sequence ATGTCAAATCAGGTGAATTTTGAACAGCTAGCAAATGTTATGGGCGATGGAGTGGTAATTTCCGATGCCAAAGGGGATATTGTTTTTTGGAATGCTGCAGCAGAGCGCATTTTTGGATATAGCTCTAGTGAAGCTTTAGGAAAAAGCCTGGACATCATTACGCCTGATCGTTTTAGAGATCGACACTGGGATGGCTATAAAAAATCAATGGATACAGGAACCACCCGTTATGGCACAACTTTATTGACAGTACCCGCATTACATAAAGAAGGTAAGCCTTTGTCTATTGCCTTTACCGTAGCCATGTTGACCGATGCCTCTGGGAAAGTGACTGGAATTGCCGCTGTAGTCAGAGATGATACTGAGCGGTTCCAAAATGATCGGGCTTTAAAGAAGCGCATTGCGGAGTTAGAGGCGAAGTCTTAA
- a CDS encoding nitronate monooxygenase family protein, with protein MTTLIPTDVMELLSKSGVSPLVIKGKNILPIVQGGMGVGVSAHRLAGAVAKAGGVGTISSIDLRRLHPDLMEQTQHLKPCSESREAINAANIEALRREILQAKKDAGGFGLIAVNVMKAVNEYAQYVRCSLENGADIIVVGAGLPLDLPDLAADYPDALLIPILSEARGVQLLVKKWMKKGRLPDAIVIENPRLAGGHVGASSVTDIHNTKFDFENVIPEVLKFFEEAGIAGKIPLIAAGGISSLEDIKRLQALGASAVQLGTAFAVTTEGDADDAFKHVLANAKKEDIVEFLSVAGLPARAVKTPWLGKYLKVESVLQETARKKPRCTMVFDCLHDCGLRDGNSSWGQFCIDKVLGSALVGSVQKGLFFRGAGALPFGTQIRPVIDLITRLLSDVEPIEYGYAAN; from the coding sequence ATGACAACATTAATTCCGACTGACGTTATGGAGTTGCTTTCTAAGAGTGGCGTGTCTCCCTTGGTGATAAAAGGGAAAAACATATTGCCTATAGTGCAAGGTGGTATGGGCGTTGGAGTATCGGCTCATCGTTTAGCTGGTGCTGTGGCGAAAGCCGGTGGTGTAGGAACGATTTCGTCGATTGATTTGAGGCGTCTACATCCTGATTTAATGGAGCAAACCCAGCATCTCAAGCCGTGTTCTGAAAGTCGAGAGGCAATCAATGCGGCAAATATAGAGGCTTTGAGGCGTGAGATTCTTCAGGCCAAGAAAGATGCTGGCGGGTTTGGTCTTATCGCTGTGAATGTGATGAAAGCCGTCAACGAATATGCTCAATATGTAAGGTGTTCTTTAGAAAACGGCGCTGACATCATTGTTGTAGGTGCTGGATTGCCGCTGGATTTGCCGGATTTGGCAGCAGATTATCCAGATGCCCTTTTAATCCCCATTCTTTCTGAGGCTAGAGGTGTTCAATTATTAGTTAAGAAGTGGATGAAAAAAGGTCGCCTGCCAGATGCCATTGTGATTGAAAATCCCCGTTTAGCTGGCGGGCATGTTGGAGCATCAAGCGTTACAGATATTCATAACACTAAATTTGATTTTGAAAATGTTATTCCAGAAGTGCTCAAATTTTTTGAAGAAGCTGGAATAGCAGGAAAGATTCCTTTAATCGCTGCTGGCGGTATTTCAAGTCTTGAGGATATTAAGAGGCTACAGGCTTTGGGTGCATCAGCAGTGCAGTTGGGTACCGCCTTTGCCGTTACTACTGAAGGTGACGCTGACGATGCATTTAAGCATGTCTTAGCTAACGCGAAAAAAGAAGACATCGTAGAGTTCCTCAGTGTCGCAGGTCTACCAGCCCGAGCAGTGAAGACTCCATGGCTTGGCAAATATCTCAAAGTAGAGAGTGTTCTCCAAGAAACGGCCCGCAAAAAACCGCGCTGCACAATGGTATTTGATTGCCTGCATGACTGTGGTTTAAGGGATGGGAATAGTTCGTGGGGTCAATTTTGTATTGACAAGGTTCTTGGAAGCGCATTGGTGGGCAGCGTTCAAAAAGGACTTTTTTTTAGAGGCGCAGGTGCATTGCCATTTGGCACTCAAATTCGCCCAGTAATCGATTTAATTACAAGACTTTTATCTGATGTGGAGCCAATCGAATATGGTTATGCAGCCAATTAG